From a single Sinorhizobium sp. RAC02 genomic region:
- a CDS encoding flagellar hook-associated family protein, which yields MKASFVSNMSLQNAMRLTVATAQKEMLKVQEESVTGRHSDVGAVLGAKTARTLNLHRDLQRMESLKSTNALTTQRLSASQESLGTMSTAANDAMGVLIALSGITSADQLQLAQKNLGSALQTFTAAANTSFSGEYLFAGINSDVMPLNDYFQESPVSDAKAEFDAAFLAHFGFDQDDNAVATIDPADMQSFIDTLEASFTSVDWQNDWSNASSENMESRVSTSETVQSSTNTNADGMRYMALGLVLGQELLALNISESARKVVSDASIDYMGRAISGIDGERSKLGISEARVAQANTSLSAQITILSNSIKDMEGIDTYEAATRVTTLESQLSLAYTLTSRIQNLSLLNYL from the coding sequence ATGAAGGCTTCTTTCGTTTCGAACATGTCCCTTCAGAATGCGATGCGGCTCACCGTGGCCACCGCGCAGAAGGAGATGCTGAAAGTCCAGGAGGAAAGCGTCACCGGGCGTCATTCGGACGTCGGTGCTGTCCTCGGCGCCAAGACCGCACGCACGCTCAACCTGCACCGCGATCTCCAGCGCATGGAATCGCTGAAAAGCACGAACGCGCTTACCACGCAGCGCCTCTCCGCCTCGCAGGAATCCCTGGGCACGATGTCGACGGCGGCGAACGACGCCATGGGCGTGTTGATCGCACTCTCCGGCATCACCTCCGCCGATCAGCTGCAGTTGGCGCAGAAGAACCTCGGCAGCGCCCTCCAGACGTTCACGGCTGCTGCAAACACCTCCTTCAGCGGCGAATATCTCTTCGCCGGCATCAATTCCGATGTGATGCCGCTCAACGACTATTTCCAGGAATCGCCGGTTTCCGACGCCAAGGCCGAATTCGACGCGGCCTTCCTCGCGCATTTCGGCTTCGACCAAGATGACAACGCCGTCGCCACCATCGATCCGGCGGACATGCAGTCCTTCATCGACACTCTCGAAGCGAGCTTCACGAGCGTGGATTGGCAGAACGACTGGTCGAACGCTTCCAGCGAGAACATGGAAAGCCGCGTCAGCACATCGGAGACCGTGCAGAGTTCGACCAACACCAACGCGGACGGCATGCGCTACATGGCACTCGGCCTCGTGCTGGGGCAGGAACTGCTGGCGCTCAACATCAGCGAAAGCGCGCGCAAGGTCGTCAGCGACGCGTCGATCGATTACATGGGCCGGGCGATTTCCGGCATTGACGGCGAGCGCAGCAAGCTCGGCATCTCCGAAGCGCGCGTTGCGCAGGCCAACACCTCGCTCAGTGCTCAGATCACCATTCTGAGCAACAGCATCAAGGACATGGAAGGTATCGATACCTACGAGGCGGCCACGCGTGTCACCACGCTCGAATCGCAGCTTTCGCTCGCCTACACGCTGACGTCGAGGATCCAGAACCTGAGCCTGCTGAATTACCTCTGA
- the flgK gene encoding flagellar hook-associated protein FlgK: MSLSAAMKTAQSSFSNVGLQSAVASKNIANASDTAYARRSAILATAATGASVVETQRAQNEALLKQNLLSISKSAGQDTLLSGLTRMKTMLGGEDYELAPSTYLAKLRDNLQTFADKPNEVSLAETVVADAIDVANSLNTTSQALQKLRAEADSDIATSVTELNRLLGEFKTYNDQVKQGTAAGTDVNDALDQRDKLLTQISSIVGVSTMRRSNNDLALYTSDGTVLFETVARTVTFAPTPTYTAAVTGNQVYIDGVAVQAGTGGNTSAQGSIAALLQIRDHAAPTFQKQLDEIARGVITMFSEGTDEGLFISNGLPALTDPGLSTVIRVNPDVISNEGGNPMLLRDGINTNYNVDNNASFSELLNGYAAAFEAPMTFDPAAAIDASATILAFGTSSVGWVEQLRSAATTAGDDKSALLGRTQEALLNVTAVSLDEELALLLDLEQSYKASAKLVAAVDEMIAALLQAAG; encoded by the coding sequence ATGTCGCTTTCAGCAGCAATGAAGACTGCTCAGTCCAGTTTCTCCAACGTCGGCTTGCAATCCGCCGTCGCGTCGAAGAACATTGCCAATGCAAGCGACACGGCCTACGCCCGCCGCTCGGCGATCCTCGCCACGGCAGCGACCGGCGCCTCGGTTGTCGAAACGCAGCGTGCCCAGAACGAGGCGTTGCTGAAGCAGAATCTGCTCAGCATCTCCAAGTCCGCCGGGCAGGATACGCTGCTTTCCGGCCTGACGCGAATGAAGACGATGCTCGGCGGCGAGGATTACGAACTCGCCCCGTCCACCTATCTCGCCAAGCTGCGCGACAATCTCCAGACTTTCGCCGACAAGCCGAACGAAGTCTCGCTCGCCGAGACGGTGGTGGCGGATGCGATTGACGTCGCCAACTCGCTGAACACCACGTCGCAGGCGCTGCAGAAACTGCGCGCCGAGGCGGATTCGGACATCGCGACTTCGGTCACGGAGCTCAACCGCCTGCTCGGGGAATTCAAGACCTACAACGATCAGGTCAAGCAGGGCACTGCCGCCGGTACGGACGTCAACGATGCGCTCGACCAGCGCGACAAGCTGCTGACCCAGATCTCGTCGATCGTCGGCGTCAGCACCATGAGGCGGTCGAACAACGATCTCGCGCTCTACACGAGCGACGGCACCGTGCTCTTCGAAACCGTTGCACGCACGGTGACCTTCGCACCGACGCCGACCTATACGGCGGCCGTGACGGGCAACCAGGTCTATATCGACGGCGTCGCCGTCCAGGCGGGCACCGGCGGCAACACAAGCGCCCAGGGCTCGATTGCGGCACTCCTGCAGATCCGCGACCACGCAGCGCCGACCTTCCAGAAGCAGCTCGATGAAATCGCCCGCGGCGTCATCACGATGTTCTCCGAGGGCACTGACGAAGGCCTGTTCATCAGCAACGGCCTGCCGGCGCTGACGGATCCGGGCCTCTCGACCGTCATCCGCGTGAACCCCGATGTCATTTCGAACGAGGGCGGCAATCCGATGCTGCTCCGCGACGGCATCAACACCAACTACAACGTCGACAACAATGCGAGCTTTTCGGAGCTGCTGAACGGGTATGCCGCCGCCTTCGAGGCGCCGATGACCTTCGATCCGGCGGCCGCGATCGACGCGTCGGCAACCATCCTCGCCTTCGGCACGTCGTCGGTCGGCTGGGTGGAGCAGCTTCGCAGTGCGGCGACGACGGCGGGCGACGACAAGTCGGCGCTTCTCGGCCGCACCCAGGAAGCCCTCCTCAATGTGACCGCCGTCAGCCTCGACGAGGAGCTGGCGCTGCTTCTCGACCTCGAGCAGTCCTACAAAGCGTCAGCGAAACTCGTGGCAGCGGTCGATGAGATGATCGCGGCGCTTCTCCAAGCGGCGGGCTAA